The Lonsdalea populi genome window below encodes:
- a CDS encoding isochorismate synthase: MGIPFHHGSFLFSSTFCSLYAEGIFKTLPRPASDPVALCQDVAQAFEHARYAGITHPIVVGAIPFDVSQPSSLYIPQANHFLSREKFKQKLSAAPQMRLRVVARQPHPEREDFLAMVKSAVHAIRQGELQKIVLSRMQLLQVEEPLNTIALLATLAEQNPDGYYFHLPLASNRCLFGASPELLLRQEGRTIWTTPLAGTSRRGTDEQEDGDNRDRLLASRKDRKEHQLVIDEIRHMLAGYCSSLNIPQQPELLRTPNLWHLASPIEGQLKTGNSQSLSLACLLHPTPALCGVPMEKAFRLIRELEPFERGVFGGIVGWSDDEGNGEWAVTIRCGTSQQQNIQLYAGAGIVSDSDPTAEWLEIEAKMRTMLCALGQ; encoded by the coding sequence ATGGGAATCCCCTTTCATCACGGCAGTTTCTTGTTTTCATCCACATTTTGCAGCCTTTATGCCGAAGGTATTTTCAAAACGTTACCCAGGCCCGCCTCCGATCCGGTTGCGCTGTGCCAGGATGTGGCGCAGGCATTTGAACACGCGCGCTATGCCGGCATTACTCATCCAATCGTGGTGGGTGCTATCCCCTTCGATGTAAGTCAGCCGTCATCTTTGTATATTCCTCAAGCCAACCATTTTTTGTCACGTGAAAAATTCAAACAAAAACTGAGTGCAGCGCCGCAAATGCGGCTGCGCGTCGTCGCTCGACAACCTCATCCGGAACGAGAGGACTTCCTCGCGATGGTCAAAAGTGCGGTACACGCCATTCGTCAGGGGGAATTGCAAAAAATCGTTTTATCGCGCATGCAGTTATTACAGGTTGAGGAGCCGCTGAATACCATCGCCCTGCTGGCAACGCTTGCCGAGCAAAATCCGGACGGTTACTACTTTCATCTCCCTCTGGCGTCAAACCGCTGTTTGTTTGGTGCCAGCCCTGAACTGCTGCTGCGGCAGGAAGGGCGCACAATCTGGACGACGCCACTTGCCGGTACTTCCAGGCGTGGCACTGATGAACAGGAAGATGGTGATAACCGCGATCGGCTGCTGGCATCTCGTAAGGATCGTAAAGAACATCAATTGGTTATAGATGAAATTCGCCACATGCTGGCGGGGTATTGTTCTTCCCTCAACATCCCACAGCAACCCGAACTCTTGCGGACGCCCAACCTTTGGCATTTGGCCAGCCCAATAGAGGGGCAGTTGAAAACCGGTAATAGTCAGTCGCTATCCCTGGCCTGTCTCTTACATCCGACTCCTGCGTTGTGCGGTGTACCAATGGAAAAAGCCTTCCGCCTGATTCGCGAACTGGAACCTTTTGAGCGCGGCGTTTTCGGCGGTATCGTAGGTTGGAGCGACGACGAGGGAAATGGCGAGTGGGCGGTAACTATCCGCTGCGGCACCAGCCAGCAGCAAAACATTCAGCTTTACGCCGGTGCTGGTATCGTCTCTGACTCCGACCCAACCGCTGAATGGCTTGAAATTGAAGCCAAGATGCGCACGATGCTGTGCGCCCTCGGCCAATAG
- a CDS encoding GNAT family N-acetyltransferase, producing MTREKRPQPIIDTPRMALRPLRDADAEVLFALLASDPSIAAMAVHIPYPCPKPRIRSWIASLEDNWQSGKSVTFALCLRQEVEVMGAISLSALDSHYPEVGYWLGTKYWGRGYSTEACLAICQFAFGQLGLDRLYGCHKDGNIASGKVLLKSGFQRLGSQNLYIAELQRHEWVAFYQRIAAEETLQQ from the coding sequence ATGACGAGAGAAAAGCGGCCACAGCCGATCATTGATACACCGCGTATGGCGCTGCGACCGCTGCGGGATGCCGATGCTGAAGTGTTGTTCGCATTGCTGGCAAGCGACCCGAGCATTGCCGCTATGGCCGTGCATATTCCTTACCCCTGTCCCAAACCTCGGATAAGATCGTGGATTGCGTCTCTAGAGGATAACTGGCAAAGCGGAAAAAGTGTGACGTTCGCCCTGTGCCTGCGGCAGGAAGTCGAAGTTATGGGCGCGATTTCGCTGTCGGCGCTGGATAGCCATTACCCAGAGGTCGGCTACTGGCTGGGGACGAAATATTGGGGGCGGGGCTATAGCACTGAAGCCTGCCTGGCGATATGTCAATTTGCTTTTGGGCAACTCGGCCTGGACCGGCTGTATGGTTGTCACAAAGATGGCAATATCGCTTCCGGCAAGGTGCTGCTGAAAAGCGGATTTCAGCGGCTGGGCAGTCAGAATCTGTATATCGCCGAGCTGCAGCGGCATGAATGGGTCGCTTTTTACCAAAGAATCGCCGCCGAGGAGACTTTGCAGCAGTAA
- the ddlA gene encoding D-alanine--D-alanine ligase codes for MTKIRVGVVFGGKSAEHEVSLQSAKNIVEAIDKDKFDVVLLGVDKQGEWHINDASNYLLNAENPAKITLNRSSQHVALIPGQVSHQLIDTQSADALNQIDVIFPIVHGTLGEDGSLQGLLRMANIPFVGSSVLGSAVSMDKDVTKRLLRDAGLLVAPFVTLTRANRRRFDFTTITAKLGLPLFIKPANQGSSVGVSKVKDEASFRRAVDLAFSYDHKVLVESAIVGREIECAVLGNDFPQASVCGEIVLHDEFYSYDTKYINEGGAGVAIPAPLPEVTDERIRAVALRAFQTLECQGMARVDVFLTQDDEIIINEVNTLPGFTNISMYPKLWQASGIGYTALITQLIELALERYTQDNALQSSVRD; via the coding sequence ATGACTAAGATTCGAGTTGGCGTGGTGTTCGGTGGTAAATCGGCAGAACACGAAGTTTCGCTGCAGTCCGCCAAAAACATCGTGGAAGCCATTGATAAGGATAAATTCGACGTCGTTCTGCTGGGTGTCGACAAGCAGGGTGAATGGCATATTAATGATGCCTCTAATTATCTGCTGAATGCAGAAAATCCGGCGAAGATAACCCTTAACCGTTCAAGTCAGCATGTTGCGCTGATCCCCGGTCAGGTTAGCCACCAGTTAATCGATACGCAAAGTGCGGATGCCCTGAACCAGATCGATGTGATCTTCCCGATCGTCCACGGCACGTTGGGAGAAGACGGTTCCCTGCAAGGACTGCTGCGGATGGCCAATATCCCGTTTGTCGGCAGCAGCGTACTGGGCTCGGCGGTCAGTATGGATAAGGATGTCACCAAACGGCTGTTACGAGACGCCGGGCTGCTGGTCGCACCGTTTGTGACGCTCACCCGCGCAAATCGTCGCCGTTTCGACTTCACCACGATCACCGCCAAGCTCGGCCTGCCGCTGTTTATCAAACCGGCCAATCAGGGATCTTCCGTCGGCGTCAGCAAAGTCAAAGACGAAGCGTCATTCCGACGCGCGGTCGATCTGGCGTTCAGCTATGACCATAAGGTGCTGGTGGAGTCCGCGATTGTCGGCCGTGAAATTGAATGCGCCGTACTCGGCAACGATTTTCCACAGGCCAGCGTGTGCGGAGAGATCGTGCTGCACGACGAGTTCTACTCCTACGATACCAAATACATTAATGAAGGTGGCGCAGGCGTCGCTATTCCGGCACCTCTGCCGGAAGTGACCGACGAGCGAATTAGGGCCGTTGCGCTGCGCGCTTTCCAGACGCTGGAGTGTCAGGGGATGGCGCGGGTCGATGTTTTCCTGACGCAGGATGACGAGATCATTATTAATGAAGTCAACACGCTGCCTGGTTTCACCAATATCAGTATGTATCCGAAGCTGTGGCAGGCGAGCGGTATTGGCTATACCGCGCTGATCACTCAGTTGATTGAGCTTGCGCTGGAGCGCTACACGCAGGACAACGCCCTGCAAAGCTCAGTACGCGACTGA
- a CDS encoding ArsR/SmtB family transcription factor, with translation MKNTDFEFLQDSAAQATKLLKSMSNVNRLLILCTLIDSPGTSAGNLSKLTGLSPSATSQHLARMKEEDLIECSIDEQRRNYFIKNESIRKVIATLKDIYCPEDLK, from the coding sequence ATGAAAAATACCGATTTTGAATTTTTGCAAGATAGTGCGGCTCAGGCGACGAAGCTTCTCAAGTCCATGAGTAACGTTAACCGACTATTGATCCTTTGTACTCTTATTGACTCACCAGGAACTTCAGCAGGTAATCTAAGTAAACTGACAGGATTAAGTCCTTCAGCCACATCGCAGCATCTGGCGAGAATGAAGGAAGAGGATCTGATTGAATGTTCCATAGATGAGCAACGAAGAAATTATTTCATTAAAAATGAATCAATTCGGAAAGTTATCGCAACGTTAAAGGACATTTACTGCCCTGAGGATTTAAAATGA
- a CDS encoding rhodanese family protein: MSTRTVSPAEAHELMKNGSTLIDIREPAEFLREHVPGAISFPLSDILSGKKIKDLPVNHPVIFHCLAGSRTAQNEDALIRTADPATVLLLSGGINAWKSANLPTIEDKKYPLPIMRQVQIVAGILILTGVSMGYALDKSFFLLSGFIGAGLLFSGVSGWCGMAVLLSKMPWNKLKN; encoded by the coding sequence ATGAGCACAAGAACTGTAAGTCCTGCGGAAGCACATGAACTCATGAAAAATGGCAGCACTTTAATCGACATTCGGGAGCCTGCTGAATTTCTTCGTGAACACGTTCCTGGAGCTATCTCTTTCCCACTATCAGATATCTTGTCGGGGAAAAAAATTAAAGACCTGCCTGTCAATCATCCTGTTATTTTTCATTGTTTAGCGGGCTCACGCACAGCTCAAAATGAAGATGCACTAATCAGAACAGCAGACCCGGCAACAGTTTTATTGTTGTCTGGTGGCATTAATGCCTGGAAAAGTGCAAATCTTCCGACGATTGAAGACAAGAAATATCCTCTTCCAATCATGAGGCAAGTTCAGATTGTAGCTGGAATTCTTATCCTTACAGGGGTATCGATGGGATACGCTCTAGATAAAAGCTTCTTTTTATTATCGGGATTTATCGGTGCAGGCCTGCTTTTTTCTGGTGTAAGTGGTTGGTGCGGAATGGCAGTTTTGCTTTCCAAAATGCCCTGGAACAAGCTTAAGAATTAA
- the mltB gene encoding lytic murein transglycosylase B, with product MRRLVALLPLIVLLQACSSKPASSLPSDTPFKPSGGFFNSPSTGFLSGDFAHNPDVDRFVDHMVKEYGFERENLHRVLGQAQRLDSVIQLMDRQAPSPTTALPSNIPNGAWLRYRKKFITPDNVQNGVMFWNQYEDVLNRAWQIYGVPPEIIVGIIGVETRWGRIMGKTRILDALATLSFAYPRRAAYFKGELEQFLLMAREDGFDPLTLRGSYAGAMGYGQFMPSAFKSYAVDFNGDGITNLWDPVDAIGSVANYFKAHGWVRNGQVAVAANGQALNLDTGFNTRYSLSTLSAAGLSPLEPLIGGHEVSLLRLDMGNRYQYWYGQPNFYTITRYNHSTHYAMVVWQLGEEVKIARRSQQ from the coding sequence ATGCGTCGACTGGTTGCTTTATTGCCCCTTATCGTGTTGCTGCAAGCGTGTAGCAGCAAGCCAGCCTCTTCCCTACCTTCAGACACTCCGTTTAAGCCGTCTGGCGGTTTTTTTAATTCCCCCTCAACCGGCTTTTTGAGCGGGGATTTTGCTCATAATCCAGACGTCGATCGCTTCGTGGATCATATGGTGAAAGAGTACGGATTCGAGCGCGAAAACCTGCACCGCGTGCTGGGGCAAGCGCAACGACTAGACAGCGTAATCCAACTGATGGATCGTCAGGCGCCCTCGCCGACCACCGCGCTCCCTTCCAATATCCCCAACGGCGCCTGGCTACGTTATCGCAAAAAGTTCATCACGCCCGACAACGTGCAAAATGGCGTGATGTTCTGGAACCAATATGAAGACGTCCTGAACCGGGCGTGGCAGATCTATGGCGTGCCGCCGGAAATCATCGTCGGGATTATTGGCGTAGAAACCCGCTGGGGCCGCATCATGGGTAAGACCCGTATTTTGGATGCGCTGGCCACCCTCTCCTTCGCCTACCCGCGCCGCGCCGCCTATTTCAAAGGCGAGCTGGAACAATTTCTGTTAATGGCGCGAGAAGACGGTTTTGATCCGCTGACGCTGCGCGGTTCTTACGCCGGCGCGATGGGATATGGGCAATTCATGCCTTCCGCCTTTAAGAGCTATGCCGTAGATTTTAATGGCGACGGCATTACCAACCTTTGGGACCCCGTTGACGCCATCGGGAGTGTCGCCAACTATTTCAAAGCTCACGGCTGGGTACGAAATGGTCAGGTAGCCGTCGCCGCTAACGGTCAGGCGTTGAATCTGGATACCGGTTTCAATACCCGCTACTCGCTGAGTACCCTGTCCGCCGCCGGCCTGTCGCCGCTCGAACCCTTGATCGGTGGCCACGAAGTCAGTCTGCTGCGTCTGGATATGGGGAATCGCTACCAGTATTGGTACGGACAACCCAACTTCTATACCATCACTCGCTATAACCACAGTACCCATTACGCGATGGTGGTTTGGCAGTTGGGCGAAGAGGTGAAAATCGCCCGGAGAAGTCAGCAGTAA